The Desulfovibrio sp. JC010 genome segment CAGAGTGGCAAGCTCCATCATGATCGCGCTTTGGTAGAACGGCCTGCCCCGGTTGTTGAAAATATCGAGCAGTACCCGGCGGCGACTGCCAAGGAAAATGTAGGAAGCTTTGTGACGCTGGATGTGCTCACGGAGCAGGGCTTCTACGCGTGGCTCCTTGATGTCCACGATATCCTGAAATTCATCCAGTGCGATGCAGACCTGAAAATTTTCCTTTTCAAGAAATTTGCCCACTTCTTCCAGAATTGTTTCCAGTGCGACCATGGGATCAAGCTGCCGCTTGGTCATTTGCACATCCAGTGAAGGCATTCCTGTTGCCGGATCAATGGTGAATGTTGTCTGGATTGATGGGAAGTGGCTCAGCCACCTCTTGCCCTTGTCCAAGATGGACTCGTATTCATGTAACCCGCTGATGATGGCCTTCGCCAGCCTATGAACAAGGTCTTCCACTGAAACAAGACGCATGAACTGGGCATAGATCACGCAGATATTTTCCTGAGCCAGACGGTGTTGTACCCGTTTGACCAGAGAGGTTTTGCCGTAACGCCGTGGGGCGAAGATTACTACGTTCATGCCGTTGCGGCCATGACTGGTCAATTCGCGCAGTTCGTCCACGCGGTTACAGAAAGGCTGGTCCGGTTCCAGAATATCGGTATGGAATGGGTTGTTCATAACTATTGTTTTTAAATTATTGTAAGGCAATAGTCAAAACTATTGTGTTCCAATAATTGAAAGACAATAGTAAATATTATTCAAAAGCAATAGTTTCAATGATTACAGACTATTAAGAAGCAGTTGTCCATAAACAGCCTGTCCCAGAGAAATGCAGCCGTCATTGGGCGGCAGGTGGCGATGGACGAGCGGTTTCAGGCCGCGCTTCTTAAGTTCTTCGGGTAGTTCTACGGCGATGGTCAGGTTTTGCATGACCCCGCCGCTTAGGCCCACGGTTTTGATTCCGGTCTGGTCGGCAATAGCCTTAGCGCAATCGGCAAGGCCGATGATCAGACCGCCATGGAAACGGCGGCTGATTTTTGCCGGGGATATTCCGCTTTGGAAATCTTCGAAGGCCTGTCTGAAAAGTTCTCCGGTGCGGATTTCGTATGTATCTGCGGATTGATCGAGGGGGCAATCGTATGCTTCGGGATCATCCATATCCTGAATCTTTTCGAGAATGATTGCCGCCTGTCCTTCGTATGAAATGGCGGAGCAGAGACCGAGCATGGCTGAGACTGCGTCAAAGAGTCGTCCGCAGCTGCTGGTCAGCGGGCAGTTGATGTTTTTATCAAGGACCTGATCGAACATATTCAGGCCGGACTGGAATTGTTCCGGCACGGGAATTAAATCAGTGTCAAGGCCGAACTCCTTTGCTGCTGCGTAGGCGATGCGCCACGGTTCGCGCACTGCGGCCTCACCGCCGGGCAAGCGTAAATGAGTGAACCTTGCCAGTCGTTTGTGTCCCAGCTTTTCGTTATCCACCATGAGACATTCGCCACCCCAGATGGTACGGTCTTCGCCCAGCCCGGTTCCGTCGAGGGCCAGACCCAGTGCCGGGCCTTGGTGCTTGTTTTCGGCAAGCACGGCGTGGATATGGGCGTAGTGGTGCTGCAAGGTGGCGGTTTTGATTCCTTCAGCCTTTGAAATTTCTTCGGCAAATCCGGTGGTCAGGTAGTCCGGGTGCAGGTCATGGACGATGAGTTCCGGTGTGACCTTGAGGATGGACTGCAGGTGTAAGCGGATTTCTTTCCAGAAATTCGCGGTTTCAAGGTTCTGCATGTCGCCGATGTGCTGGCTGGTGAAAGCCTGATCTCCCTTGGTCAGGCAGAGGGTGTTTTTCAACTCCGGTCCGGTTCCCAGCACGCAGGGGCCGTCCTGCGCAAGGAATACCGGAGAGGGGGTAAATCCTCTGGCCCGGCGCATGAAGACCGTGCGCGATTCTTTTTCTTCTGTATCCGCAAATTCCGGCACAGAGCGGGCCACGGAATCATCCACCCGGATGAGGATATCCCGGTTGTGGAAAAGAAAGATATCCACGATCTCCGGCAGCCGTTTCAGGGCTTCACGATTGCCGATGCAGATGGGGGCGGAACTCATGTTGCCGGAAGTCATAACCAGTGCGGACGGCTTGCCGGAATCACCCAGCGCGGAGAAATATTTAAGCAGAACCTGATGCAGCGGGGTGTAGGGCACCATCAAGCCGATGAAATCCGTATCCGGCGCAATCTCCGGGGCAAGTGAATAGGCTTTTCCTTTAGGAGCAAGCACGATGGGCCGCTGCAAACCTTCCAACAGCTCAATATCGTTTTTGGTGAGCTCGGCAAGTTTGCGGGCTTCGTCCACGTCACGGACCATGACCGCCAGCGGTTTGTCCGGGCGGTTCTTGCGTTGGCGCAGGGTGCGTACTGCATCCGGGTTGGATGCATCGCAGACCAGATGAAATCCGCCCAGTCCTTTCACTCCGGCGACTTTTCCTTCGGCCAGCAGTTTTGCCAGCTCGCGTAGTGCTGTTTCCGGTCCGGCAAGCTCATTGCCTTTGTTGTCAGTCAGCCAGACCTTTGGACCGCAGTCGGCGCAGGCATTGGGCTGGGCATGGAAACGGCGGTCCAGCGGGTCTTCATATTCCGTGCGGCAGTCGTCACACAGCTCAAAGCAGGCCATGGAAGTTACCGGACGGTCATAGGGGATGGATTTGGTGATGGTGTAGCGCGGGCCGCAGTTGGTGCAGTTGGTGAAGGGGTATTCGTAACGGCGGTTCCGGGGATCATTCATGTCCGCAAAACAATCCGGGCAGGTCGCCACATCCGGGCTGATCAATACGCAATGTCCTTCCCCGGCAGTGGAGGCCAGAATGCAGAATTTTTCCTCACCCTCGACAATCTCCAATTC includes the following:
- a CDS encoding ATP-binding protein, which gives rise to MNNPFHTDILEPDQPFCNRVDELRELTSHGRNGMNVVIFAPRRYGKTSLVKRVQHRLAQENICVIYAQFMRLVSVEDLVHRLAKAIISGLHEYESILDKGKRWLSHFPSIQTTFTIDPATGMPSLDVQMTKRQLDPMVALETILEEVGKFLEKENFQVCIALDEFQDIVDIKEPRVEALLREHIQRHKASYIFLGSRRRVLLDIFNNRGRPFYQSAIMMELATLPEDECVDFIVNQFAQAGKKCPADVARAIAEKVEQYPYYLQALAYRAFELCEKECTLENVTKAYEILLENERYGYQGIIQGISTGQLKLLRAIAAEEQAALTSNNFLQTHGLTLGGVQSARKFLSEQDLIEQTADKHWRIVDPVFRAWLQRAF
- the hypF gene encoding carbamoyltransferase HypF yields the protein MTTKKISRRLLTVTGQVQGVGFRPFVYKTALKHNLSGTVLNSPEGVLIELQGSEDELNGFDQSFKDDLPRLARIVSLEKDELEIVEGEEKFCILASTAGEGHCVLISPDVATCPDCFADMNDPRNRRYEYPFTNCTNCGPRYTITKSIPYDRPVTSMACFELCDDCRTEYEDPLDRRFHAQPNACADCGPKVWLTDNKGNELAGPETALRELAKLLAEGKVAGVKGLGGFHLVCDASNPDAVRTLRQRKNRPDKPLAVMVRDVDEARKLAELTKNDIELLEGLQRPIVLAPKGKAYSLAPEIAPDTDFIGLMVPYTPLHQVLLKYFSALGDSGKPSALVMTSGNMSSAPICIGNREALKRLPEIVDIFLFHNRDILIRVDDSVARSVPEFADTEEKESRTVFMRRARGFTPSPVFLAQDGPCVLGTGPELKNTLCLTKGDQAFTSQHIGDMQNLETANFWKEIRLHLQSILKVTPELIVHDLHPDYLTTGFAEEISKAEGIKTATLQHHYAHIHAVLAENKHQGPALGLALDGTGLGEDRTIWGGECLMVDNEKLGHKRLARFTHLRLPGGEAAVREPWRIAYAAAKEFGLDTDLIPVPEQFQSGLNMFDQVLDKNINCPLTSSCGRLFDAVSAMLGLCSAISYEGQAAIILEKIQDMDDPEAYDCPLDQSADTYEIRTGELFRQAFEDFQSGISPAKISRRFHGGLIIGLADCAKAIADQTGIKTVGLSGGVMQNLTIAVELPEELKKRGLKPLVHRHLPPNDGCISLGQAVYGQLLLNSL